From Algoriphagus sp. NG3, the proteins below share one genomic window:
- a CDS encoding helix-turn-helix transcriptional regulator, producing MDKILLKDLRKQNKYSRFFQKWKEQEFQENIEDAGKIKELEQLSQKIGINEGLTIACCDYRTLNWVFITGDIKELTGYPLSMYRKKGMETTFALTHPEDRAEFARFQKIVFECFHGLTMEEKNTFEFSYTTRWVHRITKKTTWVLGKARPYLIDSAGNFAMDLHILMQLYTPPKNNSYDWNYSYQKEDGTRVFVSKNLPNSRLVTLTKKEEVIVSLILDGKESKEIAQQLNISVNTVATHRKNILKKLKAKNVGEMMKILSTYPV from the coding sequence ATGGATAAGATATTGCTGAAAGATTTGCGAAAGCAAAACAAATACAGCCGCTTTTTTCAGAAATGGAAAGAGCAGGAGTTTCAGGAAAATATCGAAGACGCTGGCAAGATAAAGGAGCTGGAGCAGCTTAGCCAAAAAATCGGTATAAATGAGGGATTGACTATTGCGTGCTGTGATTATCGTACGTTGAATTGGGTTTTTATCACTGGAGATATCAAAGAACTGACTGGCTATCCTCTTTCTATGTATCGTAAAAAGGGAATGGAAACCACCTTTGCTCTGACTCATCCTGAGGACAGAGCCGAATTTGCGCGTTTCCAAAAAATAGTTTTTGAATGTTTCCATGGACTTACGATGGAAGAGAAGAATACATTTGAATTTTCTTATACCACTAGGTGGGTTCATCGTATTACCAAAAAAACGACTTGGGTGCTTGGCAAAGCACGTCCCTACTTAATCGATTCTGCAGGCAATTTTGCAATGGATCTCCATATCCTCATGCAACTATATACTCCTCCAAAGAACAATAGTTATGATTGGAATTATTCCTATCAAAAAGAAGATGGAACCCGGGTGTTTGTAAGTAAAAATTTACCCAATAGTCGGTTAGTTACTCTCACCAAAAAAGAGGAAGTGATCGTATCTTTAATATTGGATGGAAAAGAGTCAAAAGAAATAGCCCAACAGCTTAATATTTCCGTAAATACGGTAGCAACACACCGCAAGAATATTCTCAAGAAGCTCAAAGCTAAAAATGTGGGAGAAATGATGAAAATATTATCTACCTATCCTGTATGA
- the mutS gene encoding DNA mismatch repair protein MutS: MSKSKDGKETPLMKQYNAIKAKHPGALLLFRVGDFYETFGEDAVRASKVLDIVLTKRANGSASHIELAGFPHHSLDTYLPKLVRAGNRVAICDQLEDPKSVKGIVKRGVTELVTPGLSFNDQVLDTKKNNYLASISFGKDKHGIAFLDLSTGEFMCAEGNPSYLEKLIQSFAPAEIIFSKAAKKPAAEMLKNDFITFHCEDWVYQFDFTYEKLKSHFGTANLKGFGIEEISDGIIAAGAILHYLEETEHKEIQHISSISRIAEEKYVWLDKFTIRNLELVFPQHDGGVPLIHILDQTVTPMGSRMMKKWMVLPLKEKTAIEERLNVVDFFYQNPSLIEEMVTPLKHIGDLERLISKVVVGRANPREINQIKRALKNTQPIKELLKSQKNPTLQRLSDQLYPCEFLLEKIDKELKEDAPMLLHQGGIINDGVDAELDEYRGLANSGKDFLIQIQQREVQKTGITSLKIAFNKVFGYYLEVTHAHKDKVPAEWIRKQTLVNAERYITPELKEYEDKILNAEDKMIAIEQRFFLALVQETAQFVTQIQQNARVLGTLDVLISFAQVALSNGYARPKISDTETLEIKDGRHPVIEKQLPPGENYVPNDIYLDHDSQQIMIITGPNMAGKSALLRQTALTVLMAQMGSFVPASFARVGIIDKVFTRVGASDNLSKGESTFMVEMTETASILNNLSDRSLVLMDEIGRGTSTYDGISIAWSIVEYLHNHPTYRAKTLFATHYHELNQLASDFPKIKNFNVSVKEVGNKVIFMRKLKAGGSEHSFGIHVAQMAGMPNPVVLRAAEIMSHLEKDKAVAEQQDKVKSIPKNNYQLSMFELDPKLQEAKDLIEGIDINAISPIEALLKLHEIKKKIES, translated from the coding sequence ATGAGTAAGTCAAAAGACGGCAAAGAAACACCTTTAATGAAGCAGTATAATGCTATCAAAGCAAAGCACCCGGGTGCATTACTGCTTTTTCGTGTGGGGGATTTTTATGAGACATTTGGCGAGGATGCGGTGCGGGCGAGTAAGGTACTTGACATTGTCTTGACCAAGCGGGCAAATGGGTCCGCGTCTCATATAGAACTGGCCGGCTTTCCGCATCATTCTTTGGATACTTACTTGCCTAAGTTGGTACGGGCTGGAAACAGGGTGGCTATCTGCGATCAGCTGGAAGATCCTAAATCTGTCAAAGGTATTGTAAAGCGGGGTGTGACAGAGCTTGTGACACCGGGACTTTCGTTCAATGATCAGGTATTAGATACCAAGAAGAATAATTACCTAGCGTCGATCTCTTTTGGCAAAGACAAGCACGGAATAGCTTTTTTAGACCTGTCGACGGGGGAATTTATGTGCGCTGAGGGCAATCCTTCGTATCTGGAGAAACTGATTCAGAGTTTTGCCCCGGCGGAGATTATTTTCTCAAAAGCAGCTAAGAAGCCTGCAGCAGAAATGCTCAAAAATGATTTTATCACCTTCCACTGCGAGGATTGGGTTTATCAGTTTGATTTTACTTACGAGAAGCTTAAATCCCATTTTGGCACAGCTAATCTCAAGGGTTTTGGGATAGAGGAGATTTCGGATGGAATCATTGCTGCCGGAGCTATTCTGCACTATTTGGAAGAAACAGAGCATAAAGAGATCCAGCATATTTCGTCTATTTCCAGGATTGCGGAGGAGAAGTATGTGTGGCTGGACAAGTTTACCATCCGAAATCTGGAACTGGTATTTCCACAGCATGATGGTGGTGTACCGCTGATTCATATTCTGGACCAGACAGTCACGCCGATGGGATCCCGGATGATGAAGAAGTGGATGGTTTTACCACTGAAGGAGAAAACTGCCATAGAAGAACGCTTGAATGTAGTGGACTTCTTTTACCAAAATCCTTCGCTAATAGAGGAAATGGTCACTCCTTTAAAACATATAGGTGATTTGGAGCGGTTGATATCAAAGGTAGTAGTAGGTCGAGCCAATCCCCGTGAGATCAATCAAATCAAACGGGCTTTGAAAAACACCCAGCCCATAAAGGAACTTCTCAAAAGCCAGAAAAACCCTACCCTTCAGCGTCTTTCGGATCAACTGTACCCCTGTGAGTTTTTGCTGGAGAAAATAGACAAGGAACTTAAGGAAGATGCTCCTATGCTACTTCATCAGGGCGGGATAATCAATGATGGAGTGGATGCAGAACTGGATGAGTACAGAGGGTTGGCTAATTCTGGAAAGGATTTTCTTATCCAGATCCAGCAAAGAGAAGTACAAAAAACCGGGATCACGTCCTTGAAAATTGCTTTTAATAAAGTTTTTGGGTACTATCTGGAGGTAACACACGCACATAAGGACAAGGTGCCCGCAGAATGGATCCGTAAGCAGACTCTGGTCAATGCTGAGCGTTATATCACTCCGGAACTAAAAGAATATGAAGACAAGATTCTGAATGCGGAAGATAAAATGATTGCCATAGAGCAGCGATTTTTTCTCGCCTTAGTTCAAGAGACCGCCCAGTTTGTAACACAGATCCAGCAAAACGCCAGAGTTCTTGGAACTTTGGATGTGCTGATATCCTTTGCGCAGGTGGCACTATCCAATGGCTATGCACGGCCAAAGATCTCAGATACTGAAACACTGGAAATAAAAGATGGTAGGCATCCTGTAATTGAAAAGCAGCTACCTCCGGGAGAAAATTATGTGCCCAATGATATTTACCTGGATCACGATTCACAGCAGATCATGATTATAACAGGGCCTAACATGGCAGGTAAGTCTGCTCTTCTTCGGCAGACAGCCTTGACTGTTCTTATGGCTCAGATGGGCAGTTTTGTTCCCGCTTCTTTTGCGAGGGTAGGAATAATTGATAAAGTATTCACCCGAGTGGGCGCTTCAGATAATCTATCCAAAGGAGAATCCACCTTTATGGTGGAAATGACCGAGACAGCAAGTATCCTGAATAACCTTTCTGATAGAAGTCTGGTTCTGATGGATGAAATAGGGCGAGGGACCTCCACATATGATGGTATTTCCATAGCATGGTCTATCGTGGAATACCTCCATAACCACCCTACCTATAGGGCAAAAACCCTTTTTGCTACACACTATCATGAGCTGAATCAGCTTGCTTCTGATTTCCCCAAAATCAAGAATTTCAACGTCTCTGTAAAAGAAGTGGGAAATAAAGTGATTTTCATGCGTAAGCTGAAAGCCGGAGGTAGCGAACATAGCTTTGGCATTCATGTGGCTCAAATGGCCGGAATGCCCAACCCTGTTGTGTTAAGAGCTGCTGAGATTATGTCTCACTTAGAAAAGGACAAGGCTGTAGCAGAGCAACAGGATAAGGTAAAATCAATCCCGAAAAACAACTATCAGCTCAGCATGTTCGAATTGGACCCGAAGCTTCAGGAAGCCAAAGATTTGATAGAAGGGATAGATATCAATGCGATTTCTCCTATAGAGGCTTTGTTAAAATTGCATGAAATCAAAAAGAAAATAGAATCTTAA
- a CDS encoding RNA methyltransferase produces the protein MKKLSMEELERVSVEEFKKMQKSPIVIVLDNVRSLNNVGSAFRTGDAFGIEKIFLCGITGTPPHRDIQKTALGATDSVAWEYCLNTMLALEKLKAEGYQICALEQVDRSVMLNDFIPEKGKKYALVFGNEVFGVEEEVLNSCEAVLEIPQLGTKHSLNISVSLGIAVWDFMVKLEQF, from the coding sequence ATGAAGAAATTAAGCATGGAAGAGCTGGAAAGAGTCTCTGTGGAAGAGTTTAAGAAAATGCAAAAATCACCTATTGTAATTGTCCTGGACAACGTCCGAAGCTTAAACAATGTGGGATCAGCATTTAGAACGGGGGATGCTTTCGGAATAGAAAAAATCTTCCTCTGCGGGATCACAGGTACACCACCTCATCGCGATATCCAAAAAACTGCTTTAGGAGCTACAGATTCTGTAGCCTGGGAATATTGCCTTAATACTATGCTGGCCTTAGAGAAGTTAAAAGCGGAAGGCTACCAGATCTGTGCACTTGAACAGGTAGACAGATCTGTGATGCTAAATGACTTCATTCCGGAAAAAGGAAAAAAATATGCTTTAGTGTTTGGAAATGAAGTCTTTGGGGTGGAAGAAGAAGTGCTCAATTCCTGTGAGGCAGTATTGGAAATCCCGCAGTTAGGCACTAAGCACTCCTTAAATATCTCCGTCTCGCTGGGAATAGCGGTTTGGGACTTTATGGTAAAATTGGAACAATTCTAA
- a CDS encoding PaaI family thioesterase yields the protein MKELNPYLLQFEKLIGRKLDQTPSKAGNWLAGILLEIEEGKIKVAYTVSSEMCNPAKILHGGVASLMIDDVIGMGNFVAGSAYLMTSINLNVDFLSAAQIGDKLEVTAKLVRSGANLNHWEAVIIKNSGKLVAKATSNMIKTHQKLSELNL from the coding sequence ATGAAAGAACTGAACCCTTATTTACTACAATTTGAAAAATTGATCGGGAGAAAACTTGATCAAACTCCTTCGAAAGCGGGGAATTGGCTCGCTGGAATATTGCTCGAGATTGAAGAAGGGAAAATAAAGGTGGCTTACACAGTCTCTTCGGAAATGTGCAATCCTGCTAAAATCCTACATGGGGGTGTTGCTTCCTTGATGATAGATGATGTGATAGGCATGGGGAATTTTGTGGCAGGCTCAGCGTATTTGATGACTAGTATCAACTTGAATGTAGACTTTTTATCAGCTGCCCAGATCGGTGATAAATTAGAAGTAACCGCCAAATTAGTTCGTTCTGGAGCAAACCTAAATCATTGGGAAGCCGTAATCATTAAGAACTCAGGTAAGCTTGTTGCCAAAGCCACTTCCAATATGATCAAAACGCATCAAAAGCTTAGTGAGTTAAACCTTTAA